Proteins co-encoded in one Gemmatimonadales bacterium genomic window:
- a CDS encoding ArsR family transcriptional regulator, giving the protein MRVPYWNRLIESPAGQIMRLLRRAPMTVDELAHALGLSGNAVRQQLAVLERDGLVGQGEARRGVSKPARTYVLTAEAELVFSRAYAPVLTQLLHVLDERLDPTEFDELMRDVGRRLMGGRPRPTGDLRQRAEAASALLNELGGQARVEEHNGELYIRGDGCPLSAATQRHPEACNAVESLLTEFAGVPMAKCCDAEDRLRCCFEVGRLAVP; this is encoded by the coding sequence ATGCGCGTACCGTATTGGAACCGATTGATCGAAAGCCCGGCCGGGCAGATCATGCGACTGCTGCGCCGGGCTCCCATGACCGTGGACGAGCTGGCCCACGCCCTCGGCCTGAGCGGAAACGCCGTGCGGCAGCAGCTCGCCGTCCTCGAGCGCGACGGCCTGGTGGGGCAGGGAGAGGCGCGCCGCGGCGTGAGCAAGCCGGCGCGTACCTACGTCCTCACCGCCGAAGCCGAGCTGGTGTTCTCGCGGGCATATGCGCCGGTGCTCACGCAACTGCTGCACGTGCTCGACGAGCGGCTGGACCCCACCGAGTTCGACGAGTTGATGCGCGATGTGGGCCGGCGCTTGATGGGCGGCCGGCCACGTCCGACCGGCGATCTCCGCCAGCGGGCCGAAGCGGCGAGTGCGCTGCTCAACGAGCTCGGGGGGCAGGCGCGGGTCGAGGAGCACAACGGCGAGCTTTATATCCGCGGCGACGGCTGTCCGCTCTCCGCTGCCACGCAACGGCACCCCGAGGCGTGCAACGCGGTGGAGAGTCTGCTCACCGAGTTCGCGGGGGTTCCCATGGCCAAGTGCTGCGACGCCGAGGACCGGCTCCGGTGCTGCTTCGAGGTCGGGCGGCTTGCCGTGCCCTAG
- a CDS encoding protein kinase, translating into MVTLPEPRDHLQDALQDRYVLERELGRGGMAIVYLARDLRHDRPVALKVLLPSLARSLGAERFLREIRTAARLQHPHVLSVHDSGEAGGQLWFTMPYVEGETLRRRLEREGQIPLADALRIGREVADGLDFAHRHGVIHRDVKPENILLSEGHALVADFGISRALVGDDGGEALTETGVSLGTPAYMSPEQASGQPVDARTDVYALGAVLYEMLAGEPPFTGPTPQAIIAKRFHTDAVPLRALRPTVPEQVEHAVARALARVPADRFASAAELARALEGDATAATRPLPGRTGLLLLGLGLLLGVGVLFGWIHARRAQAPADSGLRRVAVLPFDNLAAADKVYFAEGITDEIRGKLATVPGLQVTARTSSAQYAASTKRPEEIGRELGVAYLLNGTVRWDQEGGLSRVRVSPELIETATGATRWQQSFDAPMTDVFRVQADVAERVARELGVALAAGDRRHLEVPPTGDLGAYDLYLRGRYAWHQRTAAGLDQARQLLQQAVATDPRFAPAHAALADVFAVLPLWSDLAPDQTYPRARAAALEALRIDSTLASPWAVLGDYNAMYAWNWAEAERDFRRSLALDPNNANTHHWYNGDYLLAVGRMDEAIREARRARELDPLSLTINGGLGRALFSAGRAGEALPELRNVAAMDTTFPLTNEYLGSAYIALGRYAEAVPILRRAVEPGVRLSSTLSILGYALAKSGGRAEAEGILKELLERQRRGYVAPVSLAVLSAGLGDTAETYTWLRRAIEVRDPFLLYNFANYPVMTPFRRDVRGQAILRAMGLDER; encoded by the coding sequence ATGGTGACTCTCCCCGAGCCGCGCGACCACCTCCAGGACGCGTTGCAAGATCGGTACGTGCTCGAGCGCGAGCTCGGCCGCGGCGGCATGGCCATCGTCTACCTGGCGCGCGACCTCCGGCACGACCGCCCGGTCGCCCTCAAGGTCCTCCTCCCCTCGCTCGCCCGCAGCCTCGGCGCCGAGCGGTTCTTGCGCGAGATCCGGACCGCCGCCCGGCTACAGCACCCGCACGTCCTCTCGGTCCACGACTCCGGCGAGGCCGGAGGTCAGCTCTGGTTCACCATGCCCTACGTCGAAGGCGAGACGCTCCGGCGGCGGCTCGAGCGCGAAGGGCAGATTCCGCTCGCCGACGCGCTCCGGATCGGGCGCGAGGTGGCCGACGGGCTCGACTTCGCCCACCGGCACGGCGTGATTCACCGCGATGTGAAGCCGGAGAATATTCTCCTGAGCGAGGGCCACGCGCTCGTAGCCGACTTCGGCATCAGTCGAGCGCTCGTCGGGGACGACGGCGGCGAGGCGCTCACCGAGACCGGCGTCTCGCTCGGCACGCCGGCCTATATGAGCCCCGAGCAGGCCAGCGGCCAGCCGGTGGACGCGCGGACCGACGTCTACGCCCTCGGCGCGGTGCTGTACGAGATGCTCGCCGGCGAGCCGCCGTTCACCGGGCCGACGCCACAGGCGATCATCGCCAAGCGCTTCCACACCGACGCGGTGCCGCTCCGAGCCCTGCGCCCCACCGTGCCCGAGCAGGTGGAGCACGCCGTGGCCCGCGCGCTCGCCCGGGTGCCGGCCGACCGGTTCGCCTCCGCCGCCGAGCTGGCGCGGGCGCTCGAGGGCGACGCGACGGCCGCGACCCGACCTCTCCCCGGCCGCACCGGCCTCCTGCTGCTCGGGCTGGGCCTGCTGCTCGGTGTCGGCGTGCTCTTCGGCTGGATCCATGCCCGGCGGGCCCAAGCGCCCGCCGACTCCGGCCTCCGGCGCGTCGCGGTGCTGCCATTCGACAACCTCGCCGCCGCGGACAAGGTCTACTTCGCGGAGGGCATCACCGACGAGATCCGCGGGAAGCTCGCCACGGTGCCCGGCCTCCAGGTGACCGCGCGCACCAGCTCGGCCCAGTACGCCGCGAGCACCAAGCGGCCCGAGGAGATCGGCCGCGAGCTGGGCGTGGCGTATCTGCTGAACGGAACCGTGCGCTGGGACCAGGAGGGCGGCCTGAGCCGCGTGCGGGTGAGCCCCGAGCTGATCGAGACGGCCACCGGCGCCACCCGCTGGCAGCAGTCGTTCGATGCGCCGATGACCGACGTCTTCCGGGTGCAGGCCGACGTCGCCGAGCGGGTGGCGCGCGAGCTGGGCGTGGCGCTCGCCGCCGGCGACCGGCGGCACTTGGAAGTCCCCCCAACCGGCGACCTCGGCGCGTACGATCTCTACCTGCGCGGCCGGTACGCGTGGCATCAGCGGACGGCGGCGGGGCTCGACCAGGCTCGCCAACTGCTCCAGCAGGCAGTGGCGACCGATCCCCGCTTCGCGCCGGCGCACGCGGCGTTGGCGGACGTGTTCGCGGTGCTCCCACTCTGGAGCGACCTCGCGCCGGATCAGACGTATCCGCGCGCCCGGGCCGCGGCCCTCGAGGCGCTCCGAATCGACAGCACGCTCGCGTCACCGTGGGCGGTGCTGGGCGACTACAACGCGATGTACGCCTGGAACTGGGCGGAGGCGGAGCGCGACTTCCGGCGGTCGCTGGCGCTCGACCCCAACAATGCCAACACGCATCATTGGTACAATGGCGACTACCTCCTGGCGGTGGGCCGGATGGACGAGGCCATTCGGGAGGCGCGGCGCGCCCGCGAGCTCGACCCGCTCAGCCTCACGATCAACGGGGGCCTCGGGCGAGCGCTCTTCAGCGCGGGGCGCGCCGGTGAGGCGCTCCCGGAGCTGCGGAACGTAGCGGCGATGGACACCACGTTCCCGCTCACCAACGAGTACCTGGGCAGCGCCTACATCGCGCTGGGGCGCTACGCCGAGGCGGTGCCGATCCTCCGCCGCGCCGTCGAGCCGGGAGTGCGGCTGTCGTCCACGCTCTCGATCCTCGGCTACGCGCTCGCGAAGAGTGGCGGGCGGGCCGAGGCCGAGGGGATCCTCAAGGAGCTGCTGGAGCGGCAGCGGCGCGGGTACGTCGCGCCCGTGAGCCTCGCGGTGCTCTCCGCCGGGCTCGGCGACACGGCGGAGACGTACACCTGGCTCCGGCGGGCGATCGAGGTGCGGGACCCGTTCCTGCTCTACAACTTCGCGAACTATCCGGTCATGACGCCGTTCCGACGGGACGTCCGAGGGCAGGCGATTCTGCGGGCGATGGGGCTGGACGAGCGGTAG
- the corA gene encoding magnesium/cobalt transporter CorA, which translates to MIYGPDGVEERSEVGVGDLPAVVGTDRVTWIDVQGLGDEAVLRRLAEIFEIHRLALEDVVNVPQRPKAEAYDRQHLVITRMIRAAAEGQLDVEQVSLFIGPHYLLSIQERRGDVFDPVRVRIRAGKELIRKSGPDYLAYALIDAILDGYYPVLERLGDRLQVLEERILRAATRSGQRGIHRVRWDLLVLRRAVGPQHEAVAALAREESPLITPTVRQYLRDCLDHAVQILDVIDTYHELASNLMEMHVSSVNQRSNDVMTVLTIMASIFIPLTFLAGLYGMNFDYLPELHYRRAYHTLLAIMGLVALGMLLWFRWLGWLGREGDGAEEED; encoded by the coding sequence ATGATCTACGGGCCCGACGGGGTGGAGGAGCGCAGCGAGGTCGGCGTGGGGGACCTGCCCGCGGTGGTCGGCACGGACCGGGTCACTTGGATCGACGTGCAGGGGCTGGGCGACGAGGCGGTGCTCCGACGCCTCGCGGAGATCTTCGAGATCCACCGGCTCGCGCTGGAGGACGTGGTGAACGTCCCGCAACGGCCCAAGGCCGAGGCATACGACCGCCAGCACCTCGTCATCACCAGAATGATCCGCGCCGCCGCGGAAGGGCAGCTCGACGTGGAGCAGGTGAGCCTGTTCATCGGGCCCCACTACCTGCTCTCGATCCAGGAGCGGCGAGGAGACGTGTTCGATCCGGTGCGGGTGCGCATCAGGGCGGGCAAGGAGCTGATCCGGAAGTCGGGGCCCGACTACCTCGCGTACGCGCTGATCGACGCCATCCTGGACGGGTACTACCCGGTGCTGGAGCGGCTGGGCGACCGGCTCCAGGTCCTGGAGGAGCGCATCCTCCGCGCCGCGACCCGGTCGGGCCAGCGCGGGATCCACCGGGTGCGGTGGGACCTGCTCGTCCTCCGGCGCGCGGTGGGGCCGCAGCACGAGGCGGTGGCGGCCCTGGCGCGGGAGGAGAGCCCGCTGATCACTCCGACGGTGCGCCAGTACCTGCGCGACTGCCTCGATCACGCGGTGCAGATCCTCGACGTGATCGACACCTACCACGAGCTCGCCTCCAACCTGATGGAGATGCACGTGTCGAGCGTGAACCAACGCAGCAACGACGTGATGACGGTGCTCACCATCATGGCGAGCATCTTCATCCCGCTCACGTTCCTCGCCGGGCTCTACGGGATGAACTTCGACTACCTGCCCGAGCTGCACTACCGAAGGGCGTACCACACACTGCTCGCGATCATGGGGTTGGTGGCGCTCGGGATGCTGCTCTGGTTCCGGTGGCTGGGGTGGCTCGGGAGAGAGGGCGATGGGGCGGAGGAGGAGGACTGA
- a CDS encoding mechanosensitive ion channel family protein, with protein MNLLVEGLYKGAMVVLAGVMAASQLGINVGAALAGIGVVGIAMGFAAQETIANMIAGFLIFWDRPFKVGDFITTEEQYGEVREITMRTTRIRTMENTYVVIPNKQIIGDMLVNHSLYGEVRVNVPVGIAYREKIAEARRVLLPVARGVAGVLGSPGPTVVATELGDSSVRLEVRVWTDDPSRSGGSTPRCSRRCSTSTNGIHPSGRRPARWCSRMSGARPRSAS; from the coding sequence GTGAACCTGCTGGTGGAGGGACTCTACAAGGGCGCAATGGTAGTGCTCGCCGGGGTGATGGCCGCGAGCCAGCTCGGCATCAACGTGGGCGCCGCGCTCGCCGGGATCGGGGTGGTCGGCATCGCAATGGGGTTTGCGGCGCAGGAGACCATCGCCAACATGATCGCCGGCTTCCTCATCTTCTGGGACCGGCCGTTCAAGGTGGGCGACTTCATCACGACCGAGGAGCAGTACGGCGAGGTGCGGGAGATCACCATGCGGACCACCCGGATCCGCACCATGGAGAACACCTACGTCGTCATTCCCAACAAGCAGATCATCGGCGACATGCTGGTGAACCACTCGCTCTACGGCGAGGTGCGGGTGAACGTACCGGTGGGGATTGCCTACAGGGAGAAGATCGCGGAGGCGCGCCGGGTCCTGCTGCCGGTGGCGCGGGGGGTGGCGGGCGTGCTCGGATCGCCCGGGCCGACCGTGGTAGCGACCGAGCTGGGCGACTCGAGCGTCCGCCTCGAGGTCCGGGTGTGGACCGACGATCCGTCCAGGAGCGGCGGCTCCACGCCGAGGTGCTCGAGGCGCTGCTCAACTTCCACAAACGGCATCCACCCGTCGGGGCGCCGCCCGGCACGCTGGTGTTCCCGGATGAGCGGGGCCCGGCCTCGATCCGCGTCATGA